A single genomic interval of Acidobacteriota bacterium harbors:
- a CDS encoding DUF86 domain-containing protein: protein MKTAVDMDRILKAKMDLVRISDQIDHLFGGGVEDFLTDPRNALSMKYLLIEAVEAVADICQHLLAKAKGIVCEGYVDCIVKAGEAGIMTHALAQKLRKLAELRNILIHRYWVVDDEKVFQQTMENKDNLRKFLDEADRFIKSLKI from the coding sequence ATGAAGACGGCTGTAGATATGGATCGCATCCTAAAAGCGAAGATGGATCTTGTCCGGATTTCGGATCAAATCGATCACCTTTTCGGCGGCGGGGTCGAGGATTTCCTTACGGATCCCAGAAATGCGCTGTCCATGAAATATCTATTGATTGAGGCCGTCGAGGCCGTGGCCGACATCTGTCAACATCTCCTGGCGAAAGCGAAGGGGATCGTTTGTGAAGGATATGTCGACTGCATCGTTAAGGCCGGCGAAGCCGGGATCATGACTCATGCCTTGGCTCAAAAGCTGCGGAAACTGGCTGAGCTCAGGAATATCCTCATCCATCGATATTGGGTTGTCGATGATGAGAAGGTCTTCCAGCAGACAATGGAGAACAAGGATAATCTGAGAAAATTCCTTGACGAGGCGGATCGCTTCATCAAATCACTGAAGATCTAA
- a CDS encoding nucleotidyltransferase domain-containing protein has protein sequence MIEKRFRTKQRIGEEQQRGLITELKTYFSKRDDVAFTYIYGSFSEGNSFRDIDVAVYLLEYNEESVPESDLSFALSKSTGYPVEVMILNRAPVSFQLSVLKKGVLLVSKSEDLRTDFIDDVGRRYREYSHFRNLALEA, from the coding sequence ATGATCGAGAAGAGGTTTCGGACGAAACAGCGTATCGGCGAAGAGCAACAGCGCGGGCTCATCACGGAGTTGAAAACCTATTTTTCTAAGAGAGATGATGTGGCCTTCACTTATATCTACGGCTCATTTTCCGAGGGGAATTCTTTCAGGGATATCGACGTCGCCGTCTATCTTTTGGAATACAATGAGGAATCCGTCCCGGAGTCGGATCTATCGTTCGCATTGTCAAAATCCACGGGTTACCCGGTCGAAGTGATGATCTTGAACCGGGCGCCTGTTTCTTTTCAGCTTTCCGTCCTGAAGAAAGGGGTGCTTCTCGTCAGCAAATCGGAAGACCTCAGAACGGATTTTATCGATGATGTCGGCAGAAGATACCGCGAATATTCTCACTTCAGAAACCTTGCTCTTGAGGCCTAG
- a CDS encoding protein kinase, producing MGKSLKCPKCHSVNLEDSRFCSNCAAPLGPEGQAIPSLTKTLETPIPPLKKGTLFANKYKIGGEIGRGGMGVVFKAEDTKLRRPVALKLLPFEQSQSPEAKERFMREAQAAAALDHPHICTVYEVEEHDGQMYIAMAYIDGMSLKARIVQKPLKIKEALDIALQVAEGLGEAHRKGVIHRDIKPANIMLATRGGVKIMDFGLARMAGAIDLTRTDAVMGTVAYMSPEQVLGQKVDHRTDIWSFGCMVYEMLAGQGPFQGGHEQAVFQAIVHGEPEPIAALMSDIPAGLAGVLEQCLQKNALNRYLDFQALLQDLKAVDLRDVASAPAPSSHKPSTSIAVLPFTNMSPDKEQDYFAEGIAEELLNALARIHDLRVMARTSAFALKGMNLDIREIGRRLDVKAVLEGSVRKAGNRLRVTAQLINVEDGFHLWSDRYDRDMADIFAIQDEITAAIVDSLKVTLKVGEKTALRKRSTDDPEAYNLYLKGLYFLARPSPDSYEKAVGFFRAAIDKDPHFAQAYAGMGQVFAFLGAFNFAPPAEMLPKAKAAIEKALSLDENLSEAHSAAGMVAHWLEWDWEAAARSYDRALALNPGDAMAHANRGWFLVTMNRYDEAVREIKKALELDPLMPLYYAWSVGIHMSVARTDEALQELARAMEIDPNFVLTHLFAGYSYMRKGLWDEAIDGLERMKRLPVIPGWAEGVLAGIYYLKGDHKKVEQILEEMIEQKKTIKETSSFFIGIAAGLLDRLDLAFEFLDKAYEERDILMALIHTHTAIWPSSMTADPRYKALLARMKLDF from the coding sequence ATGGGAAAATCCTTGAAATGTCCGAAGTGTCATTCCGTAAATCTTGAGGATTCGCGCTTTTGCAGCAACTGTGCGGCTCCCCTCGGTCCGGAGGGGCAGGCCATCCCCTCCTTGACGAAAACGCTCGAAACGCCGATTCCGCCGCTTAAGAAAGGGACGCTCTTCGCCAACAAGTACAAGATCGGCGGAGAGATCGGACGAGGCGGCATGGGCGTCGTGTTCAAGGCCGAGGATACCAAGCTCCGACGCCCGGTCGCCCTGAAGCTTCTCCCCTTCGAACAGTCGCAGTCCCCCGAAGCCAAGGAACGGTTCATGCGCGAAGCCCAGGCCGCGGCCGCCCTCGACCACCCCCACATCTGCACGGTCTACGAGGTCGAGGAGCATGACGGCCAAATGTACATCGCCATGGCCTATATCGACGGGATGAGCCTCAAGGCGAGGATCGTCCAAAAACCGCTCAAAATCAAAGAAGCCCTGGACATCGCCCTCCAGGTCGCAGAAGGCCTGGGGGAAGCGCACCGCAAAGGCGTCATCCACCGGGACATCAAGCCGGCCAACATCATGCTGGCTACAAGAGGCGGGGTTAAGATCATGGACTTCGGTCTGGCCCGAATGGCAGGCGCCATAGACCTGACGCGAACGGACGCGGTCATGGGCACGGTCGCCTACATGTCGCCCGAACAGGTCTTGGGCCAAAAAGTCGACCATCGCACGGACATCTGGTCTTTCGGTTGCATGGTTTACGAGATGCTGGCCGGCCAGGGCCCGTTCCAGGGCGGGCACGAACAGGCGGTCTTTCAGGCCATTGTCCACGGCGAGCCCGAGCCGATCGCGGCTCTGATGAGCGACATCCCGGCCGGCCTCGCCGGAGTGCTGGAGCAATGCCTCCAGAAAAACGCCCTCAACCGCTACCTGGATTTCCAGGCCCTGCTCCAGGACCTCAAGGCCGTGGATCTCCGTGACGTCGCCTCGGCGCCCGCACCGTCTTCCCATAAGCCGTCCACCTCCATCGCCGTCCTCCCCTTTACCAATATGAGCCCGGACAAAGAGCAAGACTACTTCGCCGAAGGGATCGCGGAGGAGCTTCTGAACGCCCTGGCCCGCATTCATGACTTGCGCGTCATGGCCCGGACCTCGGCCTTCGCCCTCAAGGGCATGAATCTCGATATCCGGGAGATCGGCCGGAGGCTCGACGTCAAGGCCGTTCTCGAAGGCAGCGTCCGGAAGGCCGGGAACCGGCTGCGCGTCACGGCCCAGCTCATCAACGTCGAGGACGGGTTCCATCTCTGGTCGGACCGCTACGACCGGGACATGGCCGACATCTTCGCCATCCAGGACGAGATCACGGCGGCCATCGTGGACAGCCTGAAAGTGACCCTGAAGGTCGGTGAGAAGACCGCCCTCCGGAAGCGCTCTACGGACGACCCCGAGGCCTACAACCTCTATCTCAAGGGACTCTACTTCCTCGCCCGGCCGAGTCCCGATTCCTACGAGAAGGCCGTGGGATTCTTTCGGGCCGCCATCGATAAGGACCCGCATTTCGCTCAGGCCTACGCGGGCATGGGCCAGGTTTTTGCCTTTTTAGGGGCTTTTAATTTTGCCCCTCCGGCAGAGATGCTGCCGAAAGCCAAAGCGGCTATCGAAAAAGCCCTGTCCCTTGATGAAAATCTGTCCGAGGCCCATTCCGCCGCCGGCATGGTGGCGCACTGGCTCGAGTGGGACTGGGAGGCTGCCGCCCGCAGCTATGATCGGGCGCTTGCCCTCAATCCGGGCGACGCCATGGCCCACGCCAATCGCGGCTGGTTCCTGGTGACCATGAATCGATATGACGAGGCCGTTCGTGAAATCAAGAAGGCCCTTGAGCTCGATCCCCTCATGCCCCTCTATTACGCCTGGTCGGTCGGTATTCACATGTCCGTAGCAAGAACTGACGAGGCGCTCCAGGAATTAGCGAGGGCCATGGAGATCGACCCGAACTTTGTCCTGACCCATTTATTTGCCGGGTATTCTTATATGCGCAAGGGCCTATGGGACGAGGCCATTGATGGCTTAGAAAGAATGAAAAGACTTCCTGTCATCCCCGGCTGGGCCGAAGGAGTTCTTGCAGGAATCTATTATTTGAAGGGAGATCATAAGAAGGTTGAGCAAATTCTTGAGGAGATGATCGAACAGAAAAAAACCATCAAAGAGACGTCGTCCTTTTTCATCGGTATAGCAGCCGGGTTATTGGATCGACTCGACCTGGCCTTCGAATTCCTGGACAAGGCCTATGAAGAGCGCGATATCCTGATGGCATTGATCCACACTCATACCGCCATCTGGCCTTCTTCGATGACCGCCGACCCTCGCTACAAAGCCCTCCTGGCCAGGATGAAGCTGGATTTCTGA
- a CDS encoding protein kinase — protein sequence MGKSLKCPKCHSENPENSRFCNDCGSSLDVKAAPDPKGQPSLTKTLETPIPPLKKGTLFANRYKIGGEIGRGGMGVVFKAEDTKLKRTVALKLLPFEQSQSPEAKKRFMREAQAAAALDHTHICTVYEVEEHDGQMYIAMAYIDGMSLKARIVQKPLKIKEALDIALQVAEGLGEAHRKGVIHRDIKPANIMLATRGGVKIMDFGLARMAGAIDLTRTDAVMGTVAYMSPEQVLGQKVDHRTDIWSFGCMVYEMLAGQGPFQGGHEQAVFQAIVHGEPEPIAALMSDIPAGLAGVLEQCLQKNALNRYLDFQALLQDLKAVDLRDVASAPAPSSHKPSTSIAVLPFTNMSPDKEQDYFAEGIAEELLNALARIHDLRVMARTSAFALKGMNLDIREIGRRLDVKAVLEGSVRKAGNRLRVTAQLINVEDGFHLWSDRYDRDMADIFAIQDEITAAIVDSLKVTLKVGEKTALRKRSTDDPEAYNLYLKGLYFLARPSPDSYEKAVGFFRAAIDKDPHFAQAYAGMGQVFAFLGAFNFAPPAEMLPKAKAAIEKALSLDENLSEAHSAAGMVAHWLEWDWEAAARSYDRALALNPGDAMAHANRGWFLVTMNRYDEAVREIKKALELDPLMPLYYAWSVGIHMSVARTDEALQELARAMEIDPNFVLTHYFAGYSYMRKGLWDEAIDGLERMKRLTVIPGWAEGVLAGIYYLKGDHKKAEQVLEEMIEQKKTIKETSSFYIGMAAGFLDRLDLAFEFLDKAYEERDIMLALIHTHAAIWPSSMSADPRYKAFLAKMKLDF from the coding sequence ATGGGAAAATCCTTGAAATGTCCGAAGTGTCATTCCGAAAACCCGGAAAATTCACGTTTTTGCAATGACTGCGGATCCAGTCTCGATGTCAAGGCCGCGCCGGACCCGAAGGGCCAACCCTCCTTGACGAAAACGCTCGAAACGCCGATTCCCCCGCTTAAGAAAGGGACGCTCTTCGCGAACCGGTACAAGATCGGCGGAGAGATCGGACGGGGCGGCATGGGCGTCGTGTTCAAGGCCGAGGATACCAAGCTCAAACGGACCGTCGCCCTGAAGCTTCTCCCCTTCGAACAGTCGCAGTCGCCCGAGGCCAAGAAACGGTTCATGCGCGAGGCCCAGGCCGCTGCCGCCCTCGACCACACCCACATCTGCACGGTCTACGAGGTCGAGGAGCATGACGGCCAAATGTACATCGCCATGGCCTATATCGACGGGATGAGCCTCAAGGCGAGGATCGTCCAAAAACCGCTCAAAATCAAAGAAGCCCTGGACATCGCCCTCCAGGTCGCAGAAGGCCTGGGGGAAGCGCACCGCAAAGGCGTCATCCACCGGGACATCAAGCCGGCCAACATCATGCTGGCTACAAGAGGCGGGGTTAAGATCATGGACTTCGGTCTGGCCCGAATGGCAGGCGCCATAGACCTGACGCGAACGGACGCGGTCATGGGCACGGTCGCCTACATGTCGCCCGAACAGGTCTTGGGCCAAAAAGTCGACCATCGCACGGACATCTGGTCTTTCGGTTGCATGGTTTACGAGATGCTGGCCGGCCAGGGCCCGTTCCAGGGCGGGCACGAACAGGCGGTCTTTCAGGCCATTGTCCACGGCGAGCCCGAGCCGATCGCGGCTCTGATGAGCGACATCCCGGCCGGCCTCGCCGGAGTGCTGGAGCAATGCCTCCAGAAAAACGCCCTCAACCGCTACCTGGATTTCCAGGCCCTGCTCCAGGACCTCAAGGCCGTGGATCTCCGTGACGTCGCCTCGGCGCCCGCACCGTCTTCCCATAAGCCGTCCACCTCCATCGCCGTCCTCCCCTTTACCAATATGAGCCCGGACAAAGAGCAAGACTACTTCGCCGAAGGGATCGCGGAGGAGCTTCTGAACGCCCTGGCCCGCATTCATGACTTGCGCGTCATGGCCCGGACCTCGGCCTTCGCCCTCAAGGGCATGAATCTCGATATCCGGGAGATCGGCCGGAGGCTCGACGTCAAGGCCGTTCTCGAAGGCAGCGTCCGGAAGGCCGGGAACCGGCTGCGCGTCACGGCCCAGCTCATCAACGTCGAGGACGGGTTCCATCTCTGGTCGGACCGCTACGACCGGGACATGGCCGACATCTTCGCCATCCAGGACGAGATCACGGCGGCCATCGTGGACAGCCTGAAAGTGACCCTGAAGGTCGGTGAGAAGACCGCCCTCCGGAAGCGCTCTACGGACGACCCCGAGGCCTACAACCTCTATCTCAAGGGACTCTACTTCCTCGCCCGGCCGAGTCCCGATTCCTACGAGAAGGCCGTGGGATTCTTTCGGGCCGCCATCGATAAGGACCCGCATTTCGCTCAGGCCTACGCGGGCATGGGCCAGGTTTTTGCCTTTTTAGGGGCTTTTAATTTTGCCCCTCCGGCAGAGATGCTGCCGAAAGCCAAAGCGGCTATCGAAAAAGCCCTGTCCCTTGATGAAAATCTGTCCGAGGCCCATTCCGCCGCCGGCATGGTGGCGCACTGGCTCGAGTGGGACTGGGAGGCTGCCGCCCGCAGCTATGATCGGGCGCTTGCCCTCAATCCGGGCGACGCCATGGCCCACGCCAATCGCGGCTGGTTCCTGGTGACCATGAATCGATATGACGAGGCCGTTCGTGAAATCAAGAAGGCCCTTGAGCTCGATCCCCTCATGCCTCTCTATTACGCCTGGTCGGTCGGTATTCACATGTCCGTAGCAAGAACTGACGAGGCGCTCCAGGAATTAGCGAGGGCAATGGAGATCGACCCGAACTTTGTCCTGACCCATTATTTTGCCGGGTATTCTTATATGCGCAAGGGCCTATGGGACGAGGCCATTGATGGCTTAGAAAGAATGAAAAGACTTACTGTCATCCCCGGCTGGGCCGAAGGAGTTCTTGCAGGAATCTATTATTTGAAGGGGGATCATAAGAAGGCTGAGCAAGTTCTTGAGGAGATGATCGAACAGAAAAAAACCATCAAAGAGACGTCGTCCTTTTACATCGGTATGGCAGCCGGGTTCTTGGATCGACTCGACCTGGCCTTCGAATTCCTGGACAAGGCCTATGAAGAGCGCGATATCATGTTGGCTTTGATCCACACTCATGCCGCCATCTGGCCTTCTTCGATGAGCGCAGACCCTCGCTACAAAGCTTTCCTGGCCAAGATGAAGCTGGATTTCTGA
- the smc gene encoding chromosome segregation protein SMC, protein MKVKKLELQGFKSFPERTRVVFHSGITAVVGPNGTGKSNIVDAMLWVLGGLRVKSVRGDRTDDVIFNGNAKKPAQAMADVVLTLGNDNEELVVSHRVFRSGEGEYRLNGKTVRLKDIQDELWKRAIGDKEYFVIEQGAIGTFVTSKPQEKRALIEEAAGTAFYKDKKRQAQNKLENTGQNLVRLEDIIAEVEKARNSLQRQAQAANRYRRLRERIRELTGQHFQRKLRLLERLQQETGALHAAGLDKEHALTANVKEAEKTIASIRKEFWDLEKALEEDRERLFNIRSLGTRIEGEIERETKRAEFLTDAGRKAEAARSEIAGELLHLELEIQESRNSLEDVLRSRESAEQKAAGAAEALKTARDRASERERTIAESRSAYLRLLQDMTENKNGLAKTEKELEIIRRQKDKITGQIEELKNQAVDISRRIEENETDRRLLRTDHETLKQEGKTREEARREAAADAERLQEQVDALKSRHGECEHRIRALRDVLEKERSGASTEPVPGSLGLLAELIRTSSGDAPLFDVFWKEEAAALVVPAEDFLQHYRIDIKGRYLLLPRDIRSKVPDNLIRQPSVRGLLRTRLQPSERIGNRLNHMADAAVVDDVAAAVRLWLDFPDWNFITPTGDILTASGLLRLGPKPEGMIALMQEIRDLETAAAACEAELPEILERLRIARDAASGHDEEIRRLAARSIALEKALAERDKEAGYLETERNKTRTNVEILSREIDILEGEIRSALALQDSLNVAAAALTSDAETLKDRIAREESEAAEGMEKDAEAERLYFELKAGLELANEKMSGLRHHLQSLEKRKQTLEARTDGLAVDAKKAEEEKTQLQDHVRNLREKAAASARDQAELESALAEREAHLHSIRRKQEEMETALESQRREEESAKEERVRHEIRKAEIERDWVNLEETCWQELKKTLAELREETAAPQETDQNLQAEEEEGDEQSHPDETEKSGDGPEPGRERRPGRRLVPASELSDDEVDRELEDARDLLQKYRAVNLMAEEEYAEKKTRHEFLVTQRRDLLESIASTEAAIRKIDEESKTQFLAALEQVNSNFQDVFAILFKGGNAEVKLLEPDNPLESGVEIIAQPPGKRVQNLALLSGGEKSLTSLAFMFALFRYRPSPFCFLDEVDAALDDVNLARFLDLMKAIKTQTQFIIITHNYKTMEVADYIFGTTMEDPNVTKLYSVKLEKKDEQAVVS, encoded by the coding sequence ATGAAAGTCAAGAAGCTGGAATTGCAGGGGTTCAAGTCCTTCCCCGAAAGGACCCGCGTCGTTTTCCATTCGGGAATCACGGCCGTCGTCGGGCCGAACGGCACGGGAAAAAGCAACATCGTCGACGCCATGCTCTGGGTCCTGGGAGGGCTGCGTGTCAAGTCCGTCCGGGGCGACCGGACGGATGACGTCATTTTCAACGGCAACGCCAAAAAGCCCGCTCAGGCGATGGCCGATGTCGTTCTGACACTCGGCAACGACAACGAGGAGCTCGTCGTTTCCCACCGCGTATTCCGTTCCGGTGAAGGAGAATACCGGCTGAACGGAAAAACCGTCCGGCTCAAGGATATCCAGGATGAACTTTGGAAGCGGGCCATCGGCGACAAGGAATACTTCGTCATCGAACAGGGCGCCATCGGCACGTTCGTTACATCCAAGCCTCAGGAAAAGCGGGCCTTGATCGAAGAGGCGGCGGGAACGGCCTTTTACAAGGACAAGAAACGCCAGGCCCAGAACAAGCTCGAAAACACGGGGCAAAACCTCGTCCGCCTGGAAGACATCATCGCCGAAGTCGAAAAAGCCCGGAATTCGCTGCAGCGGCAGGCCCAGGCCGCCAACCGCTACCGCAGGCTTCGGGAACGCATCCGCGAATTGACGGGGCAGCATTTCCAGAGAAAACTTCGCCTTCTTGAACGGCTCCAACAGGAAACCGGCGCCCTCCATGCCGCCGGACTTGACAAGGAACACGCCCTGACGGCCAATGTCAAGGAGGCGGAGAAAACCATCGCCTCCATCCGAAAAGAGTTTTGGGATCTGGAAAAAGCTCTCGAGGAGGACAGGGAGCGCCTTTTCAACATTCGATCCCTGGGAACCCGGATCGAAGGCGAAATCGAGCGGGAAACCAAGCGTGCCGAGTTTCTCACCGATGCAGGTCGGAAAGCCGAGGCCGCACGCTCCGAGATCGCCGGCGAACTCCTCCATCTGGAACTCGAGATCCAGGAGAGCCGGAACAGCCTGGAGGATGTGCTGCGTTCGCGGGAAAGTGCGGAACAAAAAGCGGCCGGGGCCGCCGAAGCCCTCAAGACCGCCAGGGACCGGGCCTCCGAACGGGAACGGACGATCGCCGAATCGCGCAGCGCCTACCTGCGTCTCCTGCAGGACATGACCGAAAACAAGAACGGTCTGGCCAAGACGGAAAAGGAACTTGAGATCATCCGGAGGCAAAAAGACAAAATCACCGGTCAGATCGAAGAGTTGAAAAACCAGGCCGTCGATATATCGCGCCGCATCGAAGAAAACGAGACGGACAGGCGGCTCCTTCGGACGGATCACGAGACCTTGAAGCAGGAAGGCAAGACCCGCGAAGAGGCCCGGCGGGAGGCCGCAGCCGATGCCGAACGCCTGCAGGAACAGGTCGATGCCCTGAAGAGCCGGCACGGCGAATGCGAACATCGGATCCGGGCCCTCCGGGATGTTTTGGAGAAGGAACGGAGCGGCGCCTCGACCGAGCCCGTCCCGGGATCGCTGGGGCTTCTGGCCGAACTCATCCGGACCTCTTCCGGAGATGCGCCGCTTTTCGATGTCTTCTGGAAGGAGGAAGCCGCGGCTCTCGTCGTTCCCGCCGAGGATTTTCTGCAGCATTACCGGATCGATATCAAAGGCCGCTATCTTCTTCTTCCCAGGGACATCCGAAGCAAGGTCCCCGACAACCTGATCCGGCAGCCCTCCGTGCGCGGGCTTCTGCGGACTCGGCTTCAGCCCTCCGAACGGATCGGAAACCGCCTGAATCACATGGCCGATGCCGCCGTCGTCGACGATGTCGCCGCGGCCGTCCGGCTCTGGCTCGACTTTCCGGATTGGAACTTCATCACGCCGACCGGCGACATTCTGACGGCCTCGGGACTTCTGAGGCTCGGGCCGAAACCGGAGGGCATGATCGCCCTCATGCAGGAAATCCGCGATCTGGAAACCGCGGCAGCCGCCTGCGAAGCCGAACTTCCGGAAATCCTGGAGCGCCTCCGGATCGCCCGAGATGCCGCATCCGGCCATGACGAAGAAATCCGCCGTTTGGCCGCCCGCTCCATCGCCCTTGAAAAAGCGCTGGCCGAACGGGACAAGGAAGCCGGCTACCTGGAAACCGAGCGGAACAAGACCCGGACGAACGTCGAAATTCTGTCCCGCGAGATCGACATCCTGGAGGGTGAAATCCGATCGGCGCTGGCCCTTCAGGACAGCCTGAACGTTGCGGCGGCCGCCCTGACCTCGGACGCCGAAACCCTGAAAGACCGGATCGCCCGCGAGGAAAGCGAGGCGGCGGAGGGAATGGAAAAGGACGCCGAGGCCGAACGGCTTTATTTCGAACTCAAAGCCGGTCTGGAATTGGCCAACGAAAAGATGAGCGGCCTTCGCCATCATCTCCAGAGCCTGGAAAAACGGAAACAAACCCTCGAGGCCAGGACGGACGGTCTCGCCGTCGATGCAAAAAAGGCCGAAGAGGAAAAAACACAGCTTCAGGATCATGTCCGCAACCTCCGCGAAAAGGCCGCCGCCTCAGCCCGGGACCAGGCCGAATTGGAATCCGCGCTGGCGGAGCGGGAAGCCCATCTCCATTCCATCCGGAGAAAGCAGGAGGAGATGGAAACCGCGCTCGAATCGCAGAGGCGGGAGGAGGAGTCGGCCAAGGAGGAACGCGTCCGCCACGAAATCCGCAAAGCCGAAATCGAGAGAGACTGGGTGAACCTGGAGGAAACCTGCTGGCAGGAACTCAAGAAAACCCTGGCCGAGCTTCGCGAGGAGACCGCCGCCCCTCAGGAAACCGATCAGAATCTTCAGGCCGAAGAGGAAGAGGGGGACGAGCAATCGCACCCTGACGAGACGGAAAAGTCCGGAGACGGACCCGAGCCCGGCCGCGAACGCCGCCCGGGCCGCCGCCTGGTCCCGGCCTCCGAGCTTTCGGACGACGAAGTGGACCGGGAGCTCGAGGACGCCCGCGATCTTCTCCAGAAATACCGGGCGGTCAACCTCATGGCCGAAGAGGAATACGCCGAAAAGAAAACCCGCCACGAATTTCTCGTCACCCAGCGCCGGGATCTTCTCGAATCCATCGCCTCCACGGAGGCGGCCATCCGCAAGATCGACGAGGAAAGCAAGACCCAGTTTCTCGCCGCGCTCGAACAGGTCAACTCGAATTTCCAGGACGTCTTTGCCATCCTGTTCAAGGGAGGAAACGCGGAGGTCAAGCTTCTGGAGCCGGACAACCCCCTGGAAAGCGGCGTCGAGATCATCGCCCAGCCGCCGGGCAAACGGGTTCAGAACCTGGCGCTTCTTTCGGGCGGCGAGAAGTCCCTGACCAGCCTGGCCTTCATGTTCGCCCTTTTCCGCTACCGGCCGAGCCCGTTCTGCTTCCTCGACGAGGTCGACGCCGCCCTCGACGACGTCAACCTGGCCCGCTTTCTGGACCTCATGAAGGCCATCAAGACGCAGACCCAATTCATCATCATCACCCACAATTATAAAACCATGGAAGTCGCCGATTACATTTTCGGAACGACGATGGAAGATCCCAACGTCACCAAGCTCTATTCCGTCAAACTCGAAAAGAAGGACGAACAAGCCGTCGTCTCATGA
- a CDS encoding radical SAM protein, with the protein MKIQLYIPPGGYFAERWSQGSSMPPLGLLSIGAVLEQAGVGVEIVPADILKMSWSAIREKIARDKPDIVGVTSTTENRFQSFRLVREAKKASPESLTVLGGPHASMAAEDALAHLPELDMVVRGEGETTVLELCRALESGRDPEVLKDIRGLSFRSSRGIVSAPPREPIRDLDALPDPAFHLVPFESYNFRFEVPGHGLLPAVNVMTSRGCPFFCNFCATPINWGRTVRMRSPENVVREIEHHIRTYGIKVVFFYDDTFNANPKRAEAICDLILERKLDIFWKADVRIDMINRPLLEKMKKAGLFHLSFGLEAASERVRNEIINKKIDMRDFHNLVDWCNELEIIPNVFFIFSHPTETWEEAQETIRIIEQYKGRIEPSVAVLHIYPGTPLEQTAREKGLLPADFTWTRPGRSRVITLPTAQGDVPLFLDQLTWSQVSELLFRWSMSGGRVSILKKIPRTLGKIRSFGEFFRYVVMTWVLLKLKIGKLRKTR; encoded by the coding sequence ATGAAGATCCAGCTCTACATTCCGCCGGGCGGCTATTTTGCGGAACGATGGTCCCAGGGCAGTTCCATGCCGCCCCTCGGACTTCTGTCCATCGGAGCCGTCCTCGAACAAGCCGGCGTGGGTGTTGAAATCGTGCCCGCGGACATTCTGAAAATGAGCTGGAGCGCCATCCGGGAAAAGATCGCCCGGGACAAGCCCGATATCGTCGGGGTGACATCGACCACGGAAAACCGCTTCCAGAGCTTCCGGCTCGTTCGGGAGGCCAAAAAGGCAAGTCCGGAGTCGCTGACCGTCCTTGGAGGTCCCCATGCGTCCATGGCGGCCGAAGACGCCCTGGCCCATCTCCCCGAGCTCGACATGGTCGTGCGCGGAGAGGGAGAAACGACCGTTCTCGAACTCTGCCGGGCCCTGGAGTCAGGCCGGGATCCCGAGGTTCTGAAAGACATCCGGGGGCTGTCTTTCCGTTCATCCCGCGGGATCGTCTCCGCGCCGCCCCGGGAACCCATTCGCGACCTCGACGCCCTGCCCGACCCCGCCTTCCATCTCGTGCCTTTCGAGTCGTACAATTTCCGGTTCGAAGTTCCCGGCCACGGACTTCTGCCGGCCGTCAACGTCATGACCAGCCGGGGCTGTCCGTTTTTCTGCAACTTCTGCGCGACCCCCATCAATTGGGGGCGGACCGTCCGGATGCGCAGCCCGGAAAACGTCGTCCGGGAAATCGAGCACCATATCCGAACCTATGGAATCAAGGTCGTCTTTTTCTACGACGACACGTTCAACGCCAATCCGAAACGGGCCGAGGCGATCTGCGATCTCATCCTGGAGAGAAAACTCGACATCTTCTGGAAAGCCGACGTCCGCATCGACATGATCAACCGGCCGCTTCTCGAAAAAATGAAGAAGGCCGGGCTTTTCCACCTGTCATTCGGGCTGGAGGCGGCCTCCGAGAGAGTCCGCAACGAGATCATCAACAAGAAAATCGATATGCGCGATTTTCACAACCTGGTCGACTGGTGCAATGAACTGGAGATCATCCCCAATGTCTTTTTCATCTTCAGCCATCCGACCGAAACATGGGAGGAGGCGCAGGAAACCATCCGGATCATCGAGCAATACAAAGGCCGGATCGAGCCTTCCGTGGCCGTTCTCCACATTTATCCGGGGACGCCCCTGGAACAAACCGCCCGGGAGAAAGGGCTTTTACCCGCGGATTTCACCTGGACCCGTCCCGGCCGGTCCCGGGTCATCACCCTTCCGACGGCTCAGGGAGACGTGCCGCTGTTCCTGGATCAACTGACCTGGTCTCAGGTCAGCGAGCTTCTTTTCCGCTGGTCGATGAGCGGAGGCCGGGTATCCATCCTGAAAAAAATCCCCCGGACTCTGGGAAAAATCCGCTCCTTCGGGGAGTTTTTCAGGTATGTCGTCATGACCTGGGTTCTCCTCAAGCTGAAAATCGGCAAACTCCGGAAAACGCGATGA